Proteins encoded in a region of the Leptolyngbya subtilissima AS-A7 genome:
- a CDS encoding hydantoinase B/oxoprolinase family protein has product MTLQPLPNRWQFWIDRGGTFTDIVARRSDGQIIVHKLLSENPDRYADAPIQGMRDLLGLGPGEMIPAELIEAVKMGTTVATNALLERKGDRTLLVTTQGFKDALRIGYQNRPNIFARHIELPEMLYEQAIEVNERLTAQGEVLIALSAEEEARLTQELQRAYDAGVRACAIVLMHGYRYPAHELRLGDLARQVGFTQVSLSHQVSPLIKLVSRGDTTVVDAYLSPILRRYVDRVAGQLAVGEMGENKQSHASPPSSPRLMFMQSNGGLTDAALFQGKDSILSGPAGGVVGAVQTSRQAGYDRMIGFDMGGTSTDVSHYRGEYERTFETEVAGVRLRAPMMAIHTVAAGGGSIVSFDGSRYRVGPESAGAYPGPACYRHGGPLAVTDCNIMVGKLQPEFFPHVFGPGGDLPLDAAVVREQFAALAEEIHAATGNARSPEQVAAGFLAIAVEKMANAIEKISVQRGYDVSEYVLCSFGGAGGQHACLIAEALGMTEVFLHPYAGVLSAYGMGLADVRSLNEQSVELPLDEATLPQIQQVVESLAKKGLEELRQQGFEALSPSPSPGERGEPENSKLPQVLPRLLLKYEGTDSVLPVDFAGVEAMRSQFTTLHRQRYGFAQENKTLIVDTAAVEAIGQTHSPDEPDIQKTRTTPLLPKTSVSVYTADTWYDTPVYHRDDLCPGDAIAGPALIIEATGTNVVEPGWRATLATKGHLILKKEVRGQAIGVGNSKFKTSPETLREQNSNLPDPVLLEIFNNLFRAVAEEMGITLQNTSYSVNIKERLDFSCAVFDQNGQLVANAPHIPVHLGSMGESVRSLIEAKGADLKPGDVYLQNNPYNGGTHLPDITVITPVFLAEPHAYIAQSGTEENPKPSQTLSTHPPIHSSTHPQFYVASRGHHADIGGITPGSMPSNSTSIEEEGVLLDNVQLVDRGRFLESELLEILTTAPYPVRNSTQNVADLQAQIAANEKGAQELQKLVDHYGLALVQTYMQHVQDNAEECVRRVIDRLHDGQFTYPMDDGSQIAVQVTVNREGRCAKIDFSETSPQRPSNFNAPTAVCKAAVLYVFRTLVDDDIPLNAGCLKPLEIVIPKGSMLNPHYPAAVVAGNVEVSQAVTDALYGALGAIAASQGTMNNFTFGSDRHQYYETICGGSGAGPGFPGTDAVHTHMTNSRLTDPEVLEWRFPVLLREFCIRQGSGGAGEYAGGNGIVRTVEFREPMTAAILSNHRLVPPFGLAGGQPGDVGENQVIRADGQVEALPGQATIALDAGDCIRIATPGGGGYGNQPE; this is encoded by the coding sequence ATGACCCTACAGCCCTTGCCCAACCGCTGGCAATTTTGGATCGATCGCGGCGGCACCTTTACCGACATTGTGGCTCGTCGCTCCGATGGACAGATTATCGTCCATAAGCTGCTATCCGAAAACCCCGATCGCTACGCCGACGCCCCTATTCAAGGCATGCGTGATCTGCTGGGGTTAGGGCCAGGGGAAATGATTCCGGCTGAGCTGATCGAGGCGGTAAAAATGGGGACAACCGTAGCCACCAATGCACTGCTGGAGCGGAAGGGCGATCGCACCCTCCTCGTTACCACCCAGGGCTTTAAAGATGCTCTGCGCATTGGTTACCAAAATCGCCCTAACATCTTTGCTCGCCACATTGAGCTGCCCGAAATGCTCTACGAGCAGGCGATCGAAGTCAACGAACGCCTCACCGCCCAGGGCGAAGTTTTAATTGCTTTAAGCGCTGAGGAGGAAGCTCGACTCACCCAGGAACTTCAGCGAGCTTACGATGCTGGAGTTCGCGCCTGTGCCATTGTTCTCATGCACGGCTATCGCTACCCTGCTCACGAACTGCGCTTAGGGGACCTCGCCCGCCAGGTTGGCTTTACCCAAGTCTCCCTCTCTCACCAGGTGAGCCCGTTAATTAAGCTTGTCAGCCGAGGCGACACGACGGTAGTGGATGCTTATCTGTCGCCAATTCTCAGGCGCTATGTAGATCGGGTGGCAGGGCAGTTGGCGGTGGGGGAGATGGGGGAGAACAAGCAGTCCCATGCCTCCCCTCCTTCCTCACCCCGCCTTATGTTCATGCAGTCCAATGGTGGCCTAACGGATGCGGCGCTGTTTCAGGGCAAAGACAGCATTCTCTCTGGCCCTGCCGGGGGCGTAGTGGGGGCGGTGCAGACCAGCCGCCAGGCCGGGTACGATCGCATGATTGGCTTTGACATGGGCGGCACCTCAACGGATGTGTCGCACTATCGAGGCGAGTACGAGCGCACCTTTGAAACCGAGGTGGCGGGGGTGCGGCTGCGGGCACCAATGATGGCGATTCACACGGTGGCGGCGGGGGGCGGCTCGATCGTGAGCTTTGACGGCAGCCGCTATCGGGTGGGGCCAGAGTCGGCAGGGGCTTATCCGGGGCCAGCCTGCTATCGCCATGGTGGACCGCTGGCGGTAACCGACTGCAACATCATGGTGGGCAAACTCCAGCCCGAGTTTTTCCCCCATGTGTTTGGGCCGGGGGGCGATCTGCCGCTCGATGCAGCGGTGGTACGCGAGCAGTTTGCGGCCCTGGCAGAGGAAATCCACGCTGCCACTGGGAATGCTCGTAGCCCCGAACAGGTCGCCGCTGGATTTCTTGCCATTGCGGTGGAGAAAATGGCTAACGCCATCGAAAAGATTTCCGTGCAGCGGGGCTACGACGTTTCTGAATATGTACTGTGCAGCTTTGGCGGGGCCGGAGGCCAGCACGCTTGCCTGATTGCTGAGGCCCTGGGCATGACCGAGGTGTTTCTGCATCCCTACGCTGGGGTGTTGTCGGCCTACGGCATGGGGCTGGCAGATGTGAGATCGCTAAACGAGCAATCTGTAGAACTACCCCTAGATGAGGCTACGCTGCCGCAGATTCAGCAGGTGGTAGAGTCTCTGGCTAAAAAGGGACTGGAGGAATTGCGTCAGCAGGGGTTTGAGGCCCTCTCCCCTAGCCCCTCTCCCGGAGAAAGAGGGGAACCGGAGAATTCAAAATTGCCCCAAGTTTTGCCTCGGCTATTGCTGAAGTACGAAGGGACAGATTCGGTGCTGCCGGTAGATTTTGCGGGGGTGGAGGCGATGCGATCGCAGTTCACCACTCTGCACCGCCAGCGCTACGGTTTCGCCCAGGAGAATAAAACTCTCATTGTTGATACCGCTGCAGTCGAAGCCATTGGCCAAACCCACAGCCCCGACGAACCCGACATTCAAAAAACTCGCACTACGCCGCTGCTGCCTAAAACCAGCGTGTCTGTCTACACCGCTGATACCTGGTACGACACCCCCGTCTACCACCGCGATGATTTGTGCCCAGGGGATGCGATCGCAGGCCCGGCCCTCATCATCGAGGCGACGGGCACCAATGTTGTGGAGCCGGGTTGGAGGGCAACTCTGGCAACAAAGGGGCATTTGATTTTGAAGAAGGAGGTGAGAGGACAGGCAATAGGAGTTGGGAATTCAAAATTCAAAACTTCTCCGGAGACGCTGCGCGAACAAAATTCAAACTTGCCTGATCCTGTTCTACTCGAAATCTTCAACAACCTCTTCCGCGCCGTGGCCGAAGAAATGGGAATCACGCTGCAAAACACTAGCTACTCGGTCAACATCAAAGAACGTCTGGATTTCTCCTGCGCGGTGTTTGACCAAAATGGTCAACTGGTGGCTAACGCGCCCCACATTCCTGTGCATCTGGGGTCGATGGGCGAAAGCGTGCGGAGTTTAATCGAGGCCAAGGGTGCTGACCTCAAACCGGGCGATGTGTATCTGCAAAACAACCCCTACAACGGCGGCACCCATTTGCCGGATATAACCGTTATCACTCCAGTCTTTTTGGCCGAGCCCCACGCCTATATCGCCCAGTCGGGGACAGAGGAGAATCCAAAACCATCTCAAACTCTATCCACCCATCCACCCATCCACTCATCCACTCATCCACAGTTCTACGTCGCTTCTCGCGGTCACCACGCCGACATCGGCGGCATTACCCCTGGCTCGATGCCTTCGAACAGCACTTCGATTGAGGAAGAGGGCGTGCTGCTCGACAATGTGCAACTAGTTGATCGGGGGAGGTTTCTGGAGTCTGAGCTGTTAGAAATCCTGACGACGGCCCCCTACCCTGTGCGGAACTCAACGCAGAATGTCGCTGACTTGCAGGCCCAAATCGCGGCTAATGAAAAGGGAGCGCAAGAGCTGCAAAAGCTGGTGGATCACTATGGTTTAGCGCTGGTGCAGACCTACATGCAGCATGTGCAGGACAACGCCGAAGAATGCGTGCGGCGGGTGATCGATCGCCTCCACGACGGCCAGTTTACCTACCCAATGGATGACGGCAGTCAGATTGCCGTGCAGGTCACCGTGAATCGCGAGGGACGCTGCGCCAAGATTGACTTCTCTGAAACCTCCCCCCAGCGGCCCAGCAATTTCAACGCGCCGACAGCGGTGTGCAAAGCAGCGGTGCTCTACGTGTTTAGAACACTGGTGGATGACGACATTCCCCTCAACGCGGGCTGCCTCAAACCGCTGGAAATTGTCATCCCAAAGGGGTCCATGTTAAACCCACACTACCCAGCGGCAGTGGTGGCGGGTAATGTGGAGGTGTCTCAGGCGGTGACCGATGCGCTGTATGGGGCTTTGGGTGCGATCGCCGCTTCTCAAGGCACCATGAATAACTTCACCTTTGGCAGCGATCGCCATCAGTACTACGAAACTATCTGCGGCGGCTCGGGGGCTGGCCCCGGCTTCCCCGGCACCGATGCGGTGCATACCCACATGACCAACTCGCGGTTGACCGACCCCGAGGTCCTGGAATGGCGCTTTCCGGTGCTGCTGAGAGAATTCTGCATTCGCCAGGGCAGCGGCGGAGCAGGAGAATACGCTGGCGGCAACGGCATTGTGCGCACAGTGGAATTTCGCGAACCGATGACGGCCGCAATTCTCTCTAACCATCGGCTAGTACCGCCCTTTGGCTTGGCCGGAGGACAGCCAGGGGATGTGGGAGAAAACCAGGTGATTCGCGCCGATGGCCAAGTGGAGGCTTTGCCGGGGCAGGCCACCATAGCCCTAGATGCGGGAGACTGCATTCGAATAGCCACACCGGGCGGTGGCGGCTACGGCAATCAACCCGAGTGA
- the fcl gene encoding GDP-L-fucose synthase gives MDTQSKIYVAGSRGLVGSALVRTLKAQGYENLVLPSSQELDLRSQAAVDEFFAQEKPDYVFLAAAKVGGIHANNTYRAEFLYDNLMIEANIIHSAYQHGVQKLLFLGSSCIYPKLCPQPMKEDYLLTGFLEPTNEPYAIAKIAGLKLCENYCRQYGVNFISAMPTNLYGLNDNFDLANSHVLPALMRKFHEAKVNGEPTVAVWGTGTPLREFLYVDDLADALVFLMNNYNDVDFVNVGTGQEVSIKELALTMKAVVGYEGDLVFDTTKPDGTPRKLLDVSRLNAAGWQAKTDLKTGIEQTYAWFLQSYDSLRGRTAA, from the coding sequence ATGGATACTCAATCTAAAATCTATGTAGCCGGTTCCCGTGGCCTTGTAGGCAGCGCCCTGGTGAGAACCCTCAAGGCTCAGGGTTATGAAAATTTGGTATTGCCCTCAAGCCAAGAGCTTGACCTGCGCAGCCAGGCAGCAGTGGATGAGTTCTTCGCCCAAGAAAAGCCTGACTACGTCTTTCTGGCGGCGGCTAAGGTGGGTGGCATTCATGCTAACAACACCTATCGGGCCGAGTTTCTCTACGACAATTTGATGATTGAGGCCAACATCATCCACAGCGCCTACCAGCACGGCGTGCAAAAACTGCTGTTTTTGGGGTCATCCTGCATTTACCCGAAGCTCTGCCCGCAGCCAATGAAGGAAGATTACCTGCTGACGGGTTTTCTAGAGCCGACCAATGAGCCCTATGCGATCGCCAAAATTGCCGGCCTCAAGCTCTGCGAAAACTACTGCCGTCAGTACGGGGTGAACTTTATCTCGGCCATGCCCACCAACCTCTACGGGCTCAACGACAACTTTGATCTGGCCAATTCCCACGTGCTGCCCGCGCTGATGCGCAAGTTCCACGAGGCCAAAGTCAATGGTGAGCCCACCGTCGCCGTGTGGGGCACCGGCACCCCCCTGCGCGAGTTTCTGTATGTTGATGATTTAGCCGACGCCCTAGTGTTTTTGATGAACAACTACAACGACGTAGATTTCGTCAACGTCGGCACCGGCCAAGAGGTTTCAATCAAAGAATTAGCCCTCACTATGAAAGCCGTGGTCGGCTATGAAGGCGACCTAGTGTTTGACACCACCAAGCCCGACGGCACCCCGCGCAAACTGCTCGACGTCTCGCGCCTCAACGCAGCGGGCTGGCAGGCTAAAACCGACCTTAAAACTGGTATCGAGCAGACCTACGCTTGGTTTTTGCAGAGCTACGACTCGCTCCGGGGCCGAACTGCCGCTTAG
- a CDS encoding pilus assembly FimT family protein produces MTRLWRRSRRPIYKQANSAGFTLIEGLIVVVIMGLMAAIAAPSWFSFVQQRKINATQDMVYQGMRATQADAMQQRHDRRFSIRDRNGRIEWASHPETTLSTQVVAWSPLVEGVVFADIDNTMLSSGGTYYVKFDMYGNVKTRVSTVTFSMDGSKETHRCVVVSTMIGAMRKGKGHAQANSNDRFCY; encoded by the coding sequence ATGACTCGACTCTGGCGGCGATCGCGCAGACCAATCTACAAGCAGGCTAATTCTGCTGGGTTCACGCTGATTGAAGGATTGATTGTGGTAGTGATTATGGGGCTGATGGCGGCGATCGCAGCCCCCTCATGGTTTAGTTTTGTGCAACAGCGCAAGATCAACGCCACCCAAGACATGGTGTATCAGGGGATGCGGGCTACCCAGGCCGATGCCATGCAGCAGCGCCACGATCGCCGCTTCAGTATTCGCGATCGCAACGGCCGCATTGAGTGGGCTAGTCATCCCGAAACGACGTTATCGACCCAGGTGGTCGCTTGGTCTCCCTTGGTTGAGGGCGTCGTTTTTGCCGATATCGACAACACCATGCTTAGCTCAGGTGGCACTTACTATGTCAAGTTTGATATGTACGGCAACGTCAAGACCCGTGTTAGCACCGTCACATTCTCCATGGATGGCAGCAAAGAAACCCACCGTTGCGTGGTGGTTTCTACCATGATTGGGGCGATGCGCAAGGGCAAAGGACATGCCCAAGCCAACAGCAACGATCGCTTCTGTTATTAA
- a CDS encoding S-(hydroxymethyl)glutathione dehydrogenase/class III alcohol dehydrogenase: MDVKAAVALGPGQPLTIETVQLEGPREGEVLVEIKATGICHTDAYTLSGKDPEGLFPAVLGHEGAGVVAEVGPGVTSLKPGDHVIPLYVPECRQCEYCLSFKTNLCQAIRLTQGRGLMPDGSSRFSLGGEPLFHYMGTSTFSNYTVVPEIALAKIRSDAPFEKVCYIGCGVTTGLGAVINTAKVEPGANVVVFGLGGIGLNVIQGCRMVGANKIIGVDINPNRQELATKFGMTHFVNPKEVEGDLAAHLVELTGGGADYSFECVGNVNLMRQALECCHKGWGVSVIVGVAAAGEEISTRPFQLVTGREWKGTAFGGAKGRTDVPKIVDWYMDGKINIDDLITHVMPLDEINTAFDLMHRGESIRSVVTF, encoded by the coding sequence GTGGATGTTAAAGCTGCCGTTGCCCTTGGCCCTGGCCAACCCCTGACTATTGAAACCGTTCAGCTAGAGGGGCCCCGAGAGGGTGAAGTGCTAGTCGAAATCAAAGCCACCGGCATTTGCCACACCGATGCTTACACCCTCTCTGGCAAAGATCCCGAAGGGTTGTTTCCAGCAGTCTTGGGTCATGAGGGGGCCGGAGTGGTGGCCGAAGTCGGCCCCGGTGTGACCAGCCTCAAACCCGGCGATCACGTGATCCCGCTCTATGTGCCTGAGTGCCGTCAGTGCGAATACTGCCTCAGCTTTAAGACCAACCTCTGCCAGGCTATCCGCCTCACCCAAGGGCGGGGTCTTATGCCCGATGGCAGCAGTCGATTTTCCCTAGGGGGCGAGCCGCTGTTCCACTACATGGGCACCTCCACATTCTCGAACTACACGGTAGTACCCGAGATCGCCTTGGCTAAGATTCGCTCCGATGCCCCCTTCGAAAAAGTCTGCTATATCGGCTGCGGCGTCACCACGGGTCTGGGCGCAGTGATTAACACCGCCAAAGTTGAACCCGGTGCAAACGTGGTGGTGTTTGGCCTGGGCGGCATCGGTCTCAACGTTATTCAAGGGTGCCGCATGGTGGGGGCCAACAAAATCATCGGCGTTGACATCAACCCCAACCGTCAAGAATTGGCCACCAAGTTCGGCATGACCCACTTCGTCAATCCAAAGGAGGTGGAGGGCGACTTGGCAGCCCACCTAGTGGAATTAACGGGCGGCGGGGCCGACTACAGCTTTGAGTGCGTGGGCAATGTAAATTTGATGCGTCAGGCGTTGGAGTGCTGCCACAAGGGTTGGGGTGTCAGCGTCATTGTCGGTGTCGCTGCCGCTGGCGAAGAAATTAGCACCCGCCCCTTTCAGCTAGTGACCGGAAGGGAGTGGAAGGGCACGGCCTTTGGTGGAGCCAAGGGGCGCACCGACGTACCCAAAATTGTTGATTGGTATATGGATGGCAAGATCAACATCGACGACCTGATCACCCACGTCATGCCGCTAGATGAGATCAACACGGCCTTTGACCTTATGCACCGGGGTGAGAGTATCCGCAGCGTGGTGACGTTTTAG
- the fghA gene encoding S-formylglutathione hydrolase translates to MALTLHKQHACFDGTVSYYSHPSDVCNCEMRFAVFVPLQAQTGPVPVLFYLSGLTCTEDNFTSKAGAQRYAAEHGIMLVAPDTSPRGEGVPDEPEAWDFGIGAGFYVNATEAPWSKNYSMYSYVVQELPELIAQEFSVRRDRMGIFGHSMGGHGALVCGLRNPDLFKSISAFAPIAAPSQCPWGQKAFSGYLGADSNSWKAYDATELVKVYPQCDRTILIDQGTADNFLAQNQLLPDVFADACKEAGQPLVLRMQPGYDHSYFFMASFMADHLRHHADVLTKG, encoded by the coding sequence ATGGCCCTTACTCTCCATAAACAACATGCCTGCTTTGATGGCACAGTTAGCTACTACAGCCATCCCTCTGATGTCTGCAACTGCGAGATGCGATTTGCAGTATTTGTGCCGCTCCAGGCGCAGACTGGCCCGGTGCCTGTGCTGTTTTACCTGTCGGGGTTGACCTGCACCGAAGACAATTTCACCAGCAAGGCCGGAGCTCAACGCTATGCTGCGGAACACGGCATTATGCTAGTGGCCCCCGACACCAGCCCTCGCGGTGAAGGGGTGCCCGATGAGCCGGAGGCCTGGGACTTTGGCATTGGAGCTGGGTTTTACGTGAATGCCACGGAAGCGCCCTGGAGCAAAAACTACTCCATGTACAGCTATGTGGTGCAAGAACTGCCGGAGCTAATCGCTCAGGAGTTTTCGGTGCGGCGCGATCGCATGGGCATTTTTGGCCATTCCATGGGGGGCCACGGGGCGCTGGTCTGTGGCTTGCGCAATCCCGATCTATTCAAATCGATCTCAGCCTTTGCGCCGATCGCCGCCCCCTCCCAATGCCCCTGGGGTCAGAAGGCGTTCTCGGGCTATCTAGGGGCAGATTCCAATAGCTGGAAGGCTTACGACGCGACGGAGCTGGTGAAGGTTTACCCTCAGTGCGATCGCACCATTTTGATTGACCAGGGCACCGCCGATAATTTTTTGGCGCAAAATCAGCTGCTGCCCGACGTTTTTGCAGACGCTTGCAAAGAGGCCGGACAACCTCTAGTTTTACGCATGCAGCCGGGCTACGATCACAGCTACTTTTTTATGGCGTCCTTTATGGCTGACCATCTGCGCCACCATGCCGATGTGTTAACAAAGGGCTAG
- a CDS encoding DUF4168 domain-containing protein, with protein MVRYCVAALLIVLAWLTPGAAWASPLSPLLAQATGVELPEVEASAPLSDADIATFAKVYQQVQTLRLQAEQEMAKAVEDEGLTIERFNAIAETQLTDAAESSEDMAKIAEKAKISKKDDKKFKAAVDRIIAIRQSTEGDMEKAIEADGLSIDTFNSILERSADDTTLQRQISDAIVKQTLAAAEPAA; from the coding sequence ATGGTGAGATATTGTGTTGCTGCTCTACTAATAGTGCTGGCATGGCTGACCCCAGGGGCAGCTTGGGCCAGCCCATTATCCCCCCTGCTCGCCCAGGCTACTGGGGTAGAATTGCCCGAGGTTGAGGCCAGTGCGCCCCTTAGCGACGCCGACATTGCCACCTTTGCTAAGGTTTACCAGCAGGTGCAAACGCTGCGTCTCCAGGCCGAGCAAGAGATGGCCAAGGCCGTAGAAGACGAAGGTCTGACCATTGAGCGATTCAATGCGATCGCAGAGACTCAGCTCACCGATGCAGCCGAAAGCTCCGAAGATATGGCTAAAATTGCTGAGAAAGCCAAAATTTCTAAAAAAGACGACAAAAAGTTTAAAGCGGCCGTAGATCGCATCATCGCTATTCGCCAGAGCACCGAAGGCGATATGGAAAAAGCCATTGAGGCTGACGGGCTTTCGATCGACACTTTCAACAGCATTTTGGAGCGTTCTGCCGACGATACTACCCTCCAGCGGCAGATTAGCGATGCGATCGTTAAGCAAACTCTAGCCGCCGCTGAACCAGCAGCTTAA
- a CDS encoding TetR/AcrR family transcriptional regulator: MVPFFKTAPAETDTETKILKAALKLFAKHGYGGTTTRELAQSAGVAEGTLFRHFENKKAILVAVASQGWVEILTDLLTELSEMASYKAIGQVMQRRMLNLQKNSALMRVCFMEAQFHPELREQIQTEVIGKMIDVAEAFFQTAMDRGVYRPMNARMVARVFLGMFTVAGFSQDTLGDEAASPQAMKDLAECLTDIFLNGVLA; the protein is encoded by the coding sequence ATGGTGCCTTTCTTCAAAACCGCCCCTGCGGAAACCGATACGGAGACCAAGATTCTAAAAGCGGCTCTAAAGCTGTTTGCTAAGCACGGCTATGGGGGCACGACTACCCGCGAACTGGCCCAGAGCGCTGGGGTGGCTGAGGGCACTCTGTTCCGCCATTTTGAGAATAAGAAAGCGATTTTAGTGGCGGTGGCCAGCCAAGGCTGGGTCGAAATTCTCACCGACTTGCTGACTGAGCTGAGCGAAATGGCTAGCTATAAGGCGATCGGCCAGGTAATGCAGCGGCGCATGCTTAATCTGCAAAAGAACTCGGCCCTGATGCGGGTGTGCTTTATGGAAGCGCAGTTTCACCCCGAGCTGCGGGAGCAAATTCAAACCGAAGTGATCGGCAAAATGATTGACGTCGCCGAAGCTTTCTTCCAAACCGCCATGGATCGCGGCGTCTACCGACCGATGAACGCCCGCATGGTGGCGCGCGTCTTTTTGGGCATGTTTACGGTCGCCGGGTTTAGCCAAGACACCCTCGGTGACGAAGCCGCCTCGCCCCAGGCGATGAAAGATCTGGCCGAGTGTTTGACGGATATTTTTTTGAATGGGGTGCTTGCCTAG
- a CDS encoding glutathione S-transferase N-terminal domain-containing protein translates to MIDLYYWTTPNGHKVTIFLEEADVDYTLKPINIGKGDQFNPNFLAIAPNNRIPAIVDHDPADGGEPLSLFESGAILQYLAEKTGQFLPSGLRDRANVMQWLFWQMGGLGPMLGQNHHFGSYAPEKIPYAINRYVKETERLYGVLDRQLEGKDFIAGDYSIADMACYPWIVPYETQQQNLEDFPNLKRWFEAIKARPAVERAYAIAESMRAESTMSDEAKAILFGQGRR, encoded by the coding sequence ATGATTGACCTCTATTACTGGACGACCCCCAACGGCCACAAGGTCACCATTTTTCTCGAAGAAGCTGATGTGGACTACACCCTCAAGCCCATCAATATCGGCAAGGGCGATCAGTTTAATCCTAACTTTCTGGCGATCGCGCCCAACAACCGCATCCCCGCCATTGTCGATCATGACCCAGCTGACGGCGGTGAGCCCCTGAGCCTGTTTGAGTCAGGAGCAATTTTGCAGTATCTAGCCGAAAAAACCGGGCAGTTCTTACCGTCGGGGCTGCGCGATCGCGCCAACGTCATGCAGTGGCTGTTTTGGCAAATGGGCGGGCTGGGGCCAATGCTGGGTCAAAACCACCATTTCGGCAGCTATGCCCCTGAGAAAATTCCCTACGCCATCAACCGCTACGTCAAAGAGACCGAGCGTCTCTATGGCGTTTTAGATCGGCAGCTTGAGGGCAAAGACTTTATCGCCGGCGACTACTCCATCGCCGATATGGCCTGCTATCCCTGGATTGTGCCCTACGAAACCCAGCAGCAAAACCTGGAGGATTTCCCCAATTTGAAGCGCTGGTTTGAGGCGATCAAAGCGCGGCCAGCGGTGGAGCGGGCCTATGCGATCGCCGAGTCAATGCGCGCCGAATCAACCATGAGCGATGAGGCCAAGGCGATCCTGTTTGGTCAGGGACGGCGGTAG
- a CDS encoding DUF4079 domain-containing protein — translation MLDVPDLLRLLHPFLAVTVVMPLIGVAVYFAVQTRQRRLAVADKAKTTISPVVGKEHVRVGQWLSGAVVSLVLLGLAHPIFKTLSQENVWAEDLFRGVFVVAMYAFTLGALVLLYRSSNRVWRGTFATLTGMGLWLLGMQPGVFRRGYEWPVSHFYLGMGAAMLMIFALATLPEIYKSKSWRLTHAALNTVAVLLFISQGITGVRDLLEIPLQWQEPFIYQCDFENKSC, via the coding sequence ATGTTAGATGTCCCCGATCTGCTCAGACTGCTGCACCCGTTTCTGGCTGTTACGGTGGTGATGCCGCTGATTGGCGTAGCTGTTTATTTTGCGGTGCAGACCCGCCAGCGGCGTTTAGCCGTCGCCGACAAAGCCAAAACCACTATTTCTCCAGTGGTGGGCAAAGAGCATGTGCGGGTTGGGCAATGGCTGTCCGGGGCAGTGGTGAGTTTAGTGCTCTTAGGTTTAGCCCATCCAATTTTCAAGACCCTTTCCCAAGAAAATGTCTGGGCTGAAGACCTCTTTCGAGGGGTGTTTGTGGTGGCTATGTACGCATTCACCCTAGGAGCTTTGGTGCTGCTGTATCGCTCCAGCAACCGGGTTTGGCGGGGTACCTTTGCGACCTTGACCGGCATGGGGCTCTGGCTGTTGGGTATGCAGCCGGGGGTGTTTCGGCGTGGCTATGAGTGGCCGGTGTCTCACTTTTACCTGGGCATGGGGGCGGCGATGCTGATGATCTTTGCCCTCGCCACCCTGCCCGAGATTTACAAGTCTAAGAGCTGGCGGCTGACCCACGCCGCCCTCAACACCGTAGCGGTGCTGCTGTTCATTAGTCAGGGCATTACTGGCGTGCGCGATCTGCTCGAAATTCCGCTGCAGTGGCAAGAGCCCTTTATTTACCAGTGTGACTTTGAGAACAAGAGCTGTTGA